The Rhinoderma darwinii isolate aRhiDar2 chromosome 11, aRhiDar2.hap1, whole genome shotgun sequence genome window below encodes:
- the USP54 gene encoding ubiquitin carboxyl-terminal hydrolase 54 isoform X1, whose translation MMSWKRNYFSTGRGGVQEMFTPRNSISIAPSKGLINEPGQNSCFLNSALQVLWHLDIFRRSFRQLTTHKCMGDSCIFCALKGIFNQFQCSSEKVLPSDALRSALAKTFQDEQRFQLGIMDDAAECFENLLIRLHIHIADESKEDICTAQHCISHQKFAMTLFEQCVCTSCGATSDPLPFIQMVHYISTTALCNQAICMLERREKPTPDMFGELLQKASTMGDLRNCPSNCGEKIRIRRVLMNAPQIITIGLVWDSDHSDLAEDVIHSLGTCLKLGDLFYRVTDDRAKHSELYLVGMICYYGKHYSTFFFQTKIRKWMYFDDAHVKEIGPKWKDVVTKCIKGHYQPLLLLYADPRGTPVSVPDVLSQMDIRQYSRTCYDSEDSGREPSISSDTRTDSSTDSYPYKHSHHESVMSHFSSDSQGTVIYNLENDAASQSSRDTGHLTDSECSQRHFSRKGPLTDRKRSSSRPRRKGDESQSSGYHSEGETLKEKQAPRAGLKLSSSSSRLRDFKTTVSNMIHRPSQASQTTQSVHHVGSAVDQAEIKPPASLAVRPRDWDMENNSNEIKSGLSGRYRPTWRPTREPLNVDSVFRHEKRKNTGYSPLSPFSEDSAKEFSVNDRRETANPDTKEKHPCVKYRSWGVGLGIHPHLVDQQQPRLIQRMESGYESSERNSNSPISMDLPLSENCSAFREYHSRKSPGTAQAPTRRNIPKSQSSSALDMADSASSVWVKVHPSHVAAESPGSIKSELDELQEEVARRASEQELRWKREKDIEAAMGFNPQPRRFLDLDELQNQGRSDSFERSIQEADSVFEQSLRLEQKGDYTTALALCNEAISKFRLTMHDARSSTHCRTLADKKVQMCLRKARTLQDRMLLSTIPQPLPPAYPFPQGGAINQSTSDQAISDKVPVNHQVMAETTTKEDFTTTPLPHPFASSHELLPLSAESSNLSASEHCPCSKAFSNNRAPSGPNSPESSSTPTQSTFDKNLRVNDCSPDLQLKSRKSEQAADGSPNNGKVTEEHEAKDGPLPLRKMKLSGIKSGSLPSLLFPWARRAHAPSPDRNNQPSHCNKSVSTEIHTSEDKVGSCIAPPVSPTVTNSNNVHPANVSTKTNSQDNLLNKQCELHIFETSKVEAPKSKGLVRSLAEQFQRLQGGSPKRSSFGVNFTGIDSTEQKSTPAGKMQNSLNLLETESGSRPLVMRENKSVSTDQASTSPDSEDGSCNVNGSSVSHLNSHNSVSHKEVLPGDLVDSVNRGKFYYKAEKKVKFGSTVHLPASAPMNQWVDSVSRYYNAQVEDTDVEHHARPSLSNRKSVRYGLSKSSIDLRQEWKQDSEHDASELDTLYKTSLQTCPSNRTLQWRSENPRQTFGKPFLDNTSARKMQHAAGRSLSRTPTAEIERSLCGTTHSPVSKVTHVRDQGRRSEEDKLYSAENFRRLARSLSGTVISSREETLVSSHSFEASNERKPLVDSSHRSHSSSSYPYTHNPSVLSYEPQHCPTQMQHPSHEVLAPSMVGEAHRPPGDSSMQKFLALPDRSEGVRGSEHSDMAVSYATLPRAPKIGSNLYSTTSQRSSPDSWQQPGAMEHNIPTYHPWSGHTVQANGPDQNMINSRFLGSPGRKLQNGLFQQESSHRVYETYKINRRPPPSTEYCTLSMPRSSSMGRGDVLANAFAPQPRIQGPRRVDMPPEEDWRQNNFAPQMSEWRQHPTYSPHRNYSSASDMYGKASWRGTSAFSRNGR comes from the exons GGGATATTCAACCAGTTTCAGTGTAGCAGTGAGAAGGTGTTACCATCAGATGCCCTCCGCAGTGCCCTTGCCAAGACCTTCCAAGACGAACAACGTTTTCAACTGGGTATTATGGATGATGCAGCAGAATGTTTT GAAAATCTTCTGATTCGCCTCCACATTCACATCGCAGATGAATCCAAAGAAGATATCTGCACTGCCCAGCATTGTATTTCTCATCAGAAGTTTGCAATGACCTTATTTGAACAG TGTGTTTGTACCAGCTGTGGTGCCACATCAGACCCTCTGCCTTTTATTCAGATGGTGCATTATATCTCTACTACTGCACTCTG CAATCAGGCAATTTGTATGTTAGAAAGGAGAGAAAAACCAACCCCGGACATGTTCGGAGAATTACTGCAAAAAGCTAGTACGATGGGGGACTTGAGGAACTGTCCT AGCAATTGTGGTGAGAAAATCCGCATCCGTCGAGTGCTCATGAATGCACCTCAGATCATAACAATTGGACTGGTGTGGGACTCCGATCACTCTGATCTTGCGGAGGATGTCATTCATAGTCTTGGAACCTGCCTTAAGCTCGGGGAT TTATTTTATAGGGTTACAGATGACAGAGCGAAGCATTCTGAGCTGTATTTGGTTGGAATGATCTGTTACTATGGGAAACATTACTCCACCTTCTTCTTTCAAACCAAAATACGGAAGTGGATGTATTTTGATGATGCCCATGTAAAAGAG ATTGGTCCAAAATGGAAAGACGTAGTGACAAAATGCATAAAGGGGCACTATCAGCCATTACTACTTTTGTATGCTGATCCTAGGGGTACTCCAGTGTCTGTTCCAGATGTATTGTCTCAGATGGATATTCGACAGTATAGCAGAACATGCTATGATAGTGAAGACTCTG GCAGGGAGCCCTCTATCTCCAGTGACACCAGGACAGACTCCTCCACTGACAGCTATCCCTACAAACATTCACATCATGAATCTGTGATGAGCCACTTCTCCTCGGACTCCCAAGGCACAGTCATCTACAACCTGGAGAACGATGCAGCATCACAGAGTAGTAGAGATACAG GACACCTGACAGATAGTGAGTGTAGTCAGAGACATTTTTCAAGGAAGGGACCCTTAACTGACCGAAAACGAAGTTCCAGTCGGCCTCGGAGAAAAGGAGATGAGTCCCAATCGTCAGGTTATCACAGTGAAG GTGAAACCTTAAAGGAGAAGCAAGCTCCAAGAGCAGGTCTGAAGCTATCCAGCAGTTCCAGTAGGTTGAGAGACTTTAAAACCACTGTTAGCAATATGATTCACAGACCATCGCAAGCATCACAAACAACGCAAAGCGTACATCATGTTGGAAGTGCGGTGGATCAGGCAGAGATCAAGCCACCCGCAAGCTTAGCAGTAAGACCCAGGGACTGGGATATGGAAAATAACAGCAATGAGATCAAATCTGGGTTATCTGGCAGGTATCGGCCTACTTGGCGCCCAACACGTGAGCCATTAAATGTTGATAGTGTCTTCAGACATGAAAAGAGGAAAAATACAGGATACAGTCCACTCAGTCCCTTCTCAGAAGACTCTG CTAAGGAATTCTCTGTTAATGATCGGAGGGAAACCGCCAATCCTGATACAAAGGAAAAGCATCCATGTGTGAAATATAGGAGTTGGGGTGTCGGACTCGGTATTCATCCTCATCTTGTGGATCAGCAGCAGCCTCGTCTTATCCAGAGGATGGAGTCTGGCTATGAAAGCAGTGAACGGAACAGCAATAGTCCCATCAGCATGGACTTGCCTTTATCAGAGAATTGTAGTGCTTTTCG GGAATATCACTCAAGGAAAAGTCCTGGTACAGCTCAAGCTCCTACCAGGCGAAACATCCCAAAGTCTCAGAGCAGCAGTGCATTAGATATGGCCGATTCTGCCTCCAGTGTATGGGTTAAGGTCCATCCCTCTCATGTTG CAGCAGAGAGTCCGGGATCCATAAAGAGTGAATTGGATGAACTTCAAGAGGAAGTTGCAAGAAGGGCGAGTGAGCAAGAACTGCGCTGGAAGAGGGAAAAAGATATTGAGGCAGCCATGGGGTTCAACCCGCAGCCTCGGCGGTTTTTGGATTTGGATGAGTTACAGAACCAGG GGAGGAGTGACAGCTTTGAGCGATCCATACAGGAGGCAGACTCTGTCTTTGAGCAATCACTGAGGCTGGAGCAGAAAGGAGATTACACTACAGCTTTGGCACTGTGTAATGAAGCTATTT CTAAATTCAGACTTACCATGCATGATGCCAGATCTAGCACACACTGCAGAACCCTAGCAGATAAGAAGGTGCAAATGTGTTTACGAAAGGCACGGACTCTTCAGGACCGCATGCTGCTGTCGACAATTCCTCAACCACTGCCACCAGCTTACCCCTTTCCACAGGGGGGAGCTATAAACCAATCTACAAG TGACCAGGCTATCTCGGACAAAGTTCCAGTGAACCATCAGGTAATGGCAGAGACCACCACAAAGGAGGATTTCACGACCACTCCATTACCACACCCGTTTGCTTCTAGCCATGAGTTGCTTCCATTGTCAGCTGAGTCTTCCAACTTGTCAGCTTCTGAACATTGCCCATGTAGTAAAGCATTTTCTAACAACCGTGCTCCTTCAGGTCCTAATTCCCCAGAGAGTTCCTCAACTCCTACACAGAGCACATTTGATAAAAATTTAAGAGTGAATGATTGTAGTCCAGACCTACAACTCAAAAGCCGAAAAAGTGAACAAGCTGCTGATGGAAGCCCTAATAATGGTAaggtgactgaggaacatgaagcTAAAGATGGTCCTCTACCTCTGCGGAAGATGAAACTCAGTGGTATTAAATCTGGTTCTTTACCATCATTGTTATTTCCCTGGGCACGTCGAGCACATGCTCCGTCTCCAGATAGAAACAACCAACCCAGCCACTGTAACAAATCTGTTAGTACAGAAATTCATACCAGTGAAGATAAGGTTGGTTCTTGCATAGCCCCACCAGTCTCTCCAACTGTTACAAATAGTAATAATGTTCATCCAGCTAACGTCTCCACAAAAACAAACAGCCAGGACAACTTATTAAATAAACAATGTGAATTGCATATCTTTGAGACTAGCAAAGTTGAGGCGCCAAAAAGTAAGGGGTTGGTGCGATCTCTCGCAGAACAGTTCCAGAGGCTACAAGGgggctcaccaaagagaagcagttttgGTGTGAATTTTACTGGAATAGACAGCACTGAACAGAAGTCTACACCAGCAGGGAAAATGCAGAATTCCTTGAACCTTTTGGAAACAGAATCTGGTTCACGTCCTCTAGTAATGCGAGAGAATAAATCAGTCAGTACAGATCAAGCAAGTACTTCTCCAGACTCTGAGGATGGGTCTTGTAATGTAAATGGATCCAGTGTAAGCCATCTAAACAGCCATAATTCAGTGTCACATAAGGAAGTATTACCAGGAGACCTGGTCGACAGTGTTAACCGTGGCAAGTTTTACTACAAAGCTGAGAAAAAGGTGAAATTTGGAAGCACAGTTCATTTGCCAGCCTCTGCGCCCATGAACCAGTGGGTTGATAGTGTTAGCAGATATTATAATGCCCAAGTGGAGGATACTGATGTGGAACACCATGCTCGTCCAAGTCTCTCCAATCGAAAGTCTGTCCGATATGGCTTATCAAAGAGCTCCATTGATCTCCGGCAGGAGTGGAAGCAGGATTCGGAGCATGATGCTTCTGAGTTGGATACCTTATATAAAACAAGCCTTCAGACTTGTCCCAGCAACAGGACTCTGCAGTGGAGATCCGAGAACCCCAGACAGACATTCGGAAAACCAT TTTTGGACAACACATCTGCAAGGAAAATGCAGCATGCTGCTGGAAGAAGTCTGTCAAGGACACCAACAGCTGAGATAGAACGCAGTCTCTGTGGAACCACACATTCACCTGTATCTAAG GTCACTCATGTCAGGGACCAGGGCAGGAGGTCTGAGGAAGACAAGCTGTACAGTGCAGAGAATTTCCGGCGGCTGGCAAGGAGCCTCAGTGGGACTGTCATCTCTAGCAGAGAAGAGACTCTGGTCTCTTCTCACAGTTTT GAGGCATCCAATGAGAGGAAACCGCTTGTGGACAGCAGTCATCGCTCTCACAGCTCCTCCTCCTACCCTTATACCCACAATCCTTCTGTTTTATCCTATGAACCCCAGCACTGCCCAACCCAGATGCAGCACCCATCTCATGAGGTTCTGGCGCCCAGCATGGTGGGTGAGGCACACAGGCCACCAG GAGACTCGTCTATGCAGAAGTTTTTGGCTTTGCCTGACAGGAGTGAAGGTGTCAGAGGTAGCGAACACTCCGATATGGCAGTGAGCTATGCGACTCTCCCAAGGGCACCCAAGATCGGTTCCAacttatactccactacttcacaGAGGTCTTCGCCTGACTCTTGGCAACAACCAGGAGCTATGGAACATAACATTCCAACCTACCACCCGTGGTCAGGTCACACAGTGCAGGCCAATGGACCAGACCAAAACATGATAAATTCCAGATTTTTGGGCTCACCGGGCAGAAAACTACAAAATGGTCTGTTTCAGCAAGAGTCAAGTCACAGAGTCTATGAGACCTATAAGATAAATCGTAGACCACCACCATCTACAGAGTACTGCACCTTAAGTATGCCACGTAGCTCTTCCATGGGTAGAGGAGATGTGTTGGCGAATGCTTTTGCTCCGCAGCCTAGAATCCAGGGTCCTAGGAGAGTAGACATGCCACCAGAGGAAGACTGGAGACAGAACAATTTTGCCCCTCAAATGAGTGAATGGAGGCAACATCCAACATATTCCCCTCATCGGAACTATTCGTCTGCCTCTGACATGTACGGTAAAGCCAGCTGGAGGGGTACTTCTGCATTTTCTAGAAACGGGAGGTAA
- the USP54 gene encoding ubiquitin carboxyl-terminal hydrolase 54 isoform X2, giving the protein MMSWKRNYFSTGRGGVQEMFTPRNSISIAPSKGLINEPGQNSCFLNSALQVLWHLDIFRRSFRQLTTHKCMGDSCIFCALKGIFNQFQCSSEKVLPSDALRSALAKTFQDEQRFQLGIMDDAAECFENLLIRLHIHIADESKEDICTAQHCISHQKFAMTLFEQCVCTSCGATSDPLPFIQMVHYISTTALCNQAICMLERREKPTPDMFGELLQKASTMGDLRNCPSNCGEKIRIRRVLMNAPQIITIGLVWDSDHSDLAEDVIHSLGTCLKLGDLFYRVTDDRAKHSELYLVGMICYYGKHYSTFFFQTKIRKWMYFDDAHVKEIGPKWKDVVTKCIKGHYQPLLLLYADPRGTPVSVPDVLSQMDIRQYSRTCYDSEDSGREPSISSDTRTDSSTDSYPYKHSHHESVMSHFSSDSQGTVIYNLENDAASQSSRDTGHLTDSECSQRHFSRKGPLTDRKRSSSRPRRKGDESQSSGYHSEGETLKEKQAPRAGLKLSSSSSRLRDFKTTVSNMIHRPSQASQTTQSVHHVGSAVDQAEIKPPASLAVRPRDWDMENNSNEIKSGLSGRYRPTWRPTREPLNVDSVFRHEKRKNTGYSPLSPFSEDSAKEFSVNDRRETANPDTKEKHPCVKYRSWGVGLGIHPHLVDQQQPRLIQRMESGYESSERNSNSPISMDLPLSENCSAFREYHSRKSPGTAQAPTRRNIPKSQSSSALDMADSASSVWVKVHPSHVAAESPGSIKSELDELQEEVARRASEQELRWKREKDIEAAMGFNPQPRRFLDLDELQNQGRSDSFERSIQEADSVFEQSLRLEQKGDYTTALALCNEAISKFRLTMHDARSSTHCRTLADKKVQMCLRKARTLQDRMLLSTIPQPLPPAYPFPQGGAINQSTSDQAISDKVPVNHQVMAETTTKEDFTTTPLPHPFASSHELLPLSAESSNLSASEHCPCSKAFSNNRAPSGPNSPESSSTPTQSTFDKNLRVNDCSPDLQLKSRKSEQAADGSPNNGKVTEEHEAKDGPLPLRKMKLSGIKSGSLPSLLFPWARRAHAPSPDRNNQPSHCNKSVSTEIHTSEDKVGSCIAPPVSPTVTNSNNVHPANVSTKTNSQDNLLNKQCELHIFETSKVEAPKSKGLVRSLAEQFQRLQGGSPKRSSFGVNFTGIDSTEQKSTPAGKMQNSLNLLETESGSRPLVMRENKSVSTDQASTSPDSEDGSCNVNGSSVSHLNSHNSVSHKEVLPGDLVDSVNRGKFYYKAEKKVKFGSTVHLPASAPMNQWVDSVSRYYNAQVEDTDVEHHARPSLSNRKSVRYGLSKSSIDLRQEWKQDSEHDASELDTLYKTSLQTCPSNRTLQWRSENPRQTFGKPFLDNTSARKMQHAAGRSLSRTPTAEIERSLCGTTHSPVSKVTHVRDQGRRSEEDKLYSAENFRRLARSLSGTVISSREETLVSSHSFEASNERKPLVDSSHRSHSSSSYPYTHNPSVLSYEPQHCPTQMQHPSHEVLAPSMVGEAHRPPDSSMQKFLALPDRSEGVRGSEHSDMAVSYATLPRAPKIGSNLYSTTSQRSSPDSWQQPGAMEHNIPTYHPWSGHTVQANGPDQNMINSRFLGSPGRKLQNGLFQQESSHRVYETYKINRRPPPSTEYCTLSMPRSSSMGRGDVLANAFAPQPRIQGPRRVDMPPEEDWRQNNFAPQMSEWRQHPTYSPHRNYSSASDMYGKASWRGTSAFSRNGR; this is encoded by the exons GGGATATTCAACCAGTTTCAGTGTAGCAGTGAGAAGGTGTTACCATCAGATGCCCTCCGCAGTGCCCTTGCCAAGACCTTCCAAGACGAACAACGTTTTCAACTGGGTATTATGGATGATGCAGCAGAATGTTTT GAAAATCTTCTGATTCGCCTCCACATTCACATCGCAGATGAATCCAAAGAAGATATCTGCACTGCCCAGCATTGTATTTCTCATCAGAAGTTTGCAATGACCTTATTTGAACAG TGTGTTTGTACCAGCTGTGGTGCCACATCAGACCCTCTGCCTTTTATTCAGATGGTGCATTATATCTCTACTACTGCACTCTG CAATCAGGCAATTTGTATGTTAGAAAGGAGAGAAAAACCAACCCCGGACATGTTCGGAGAATTACTGCAAAAAGCTAGTACGATGGGGGACTTGAGGAACTGTCCT AGCAATTGTGGTGAGAAAATCCGCATCCGTCGAGTGCTCATGAATGCACCTCAGATCATAACAATTGGACTGGTGTGGGACTCCGATCACTCTGATCTTGCGGAGGATGTCATTCATAGTCTTGGAACCTGCCTTAAGCTCGGGGAT TTATTTTATAGGGTTACAGATGACAGAGCGAAGCATTCTGAGCTGTATTTGGTTGGAATGATCTGTTACTATGGGAAACATTACTCCACCTTCTTCTTTCAAACCAAAATACGGAAGTGGATGTATTTTGATGATGCCCATGTAAAAGAG ATTGGTCCAAAATGGAAAGACGTAGTGACAAAATGCATAAAGGGGCACTATCAGCCATTACTACTTTTGTATGCTGATCCTAGGGGTACTCCAGTGTCTGTTCCAGATGTATTGTCTCAGATGGATATTCGACAGTATAGCAGAACATGCTATGATAGTGAAGACTCTG GCAGGGAGCCCTCTATCTCCAGTGACACCAGGACAGACTCCTCCACTGACAGCTATCCCTACAAACATTCACATCATGAATCTGTGATGAGCCACTTCTCCTCGGACTCCCAAGGCACAGTCATCTACAACCTGGAGAACGATGCAGCATCACAGAGTAGTAGAGATACAG GACACCTGACAGATAGTGAGTGTAGTCAGAGACATTTTTCAAGGAAGGGACCCTTAACTGACCGAAAACGAAGTTCCAGTCGGCCTCGGAGAAAAGGAGATGAGTCCCAATCGTCAGGTTATCACAGTGAAG GTGAAACCTTAAAGGAGAAGCAAGCTCCAAGAGCAGGTCTGAAGCTATCCAGCAGTTCCAGTAGGTTGAGAGACTTTAAAACCACTGTTAGCAATATGATTCACAGACCATCGCAAGCATCACAAACAACGCAAAGCGTACATCATGTTGGAAGTGCGGTGGATCAGGCAGAGATCAAGCCACCCGCAAGCTTAGCAGTAAGACCCAGGGACTGGGATATGGAAAATAACAGCAATGAGATCAAATCTGGGTTATCTGGCAGGTATCGGCCTACTTGGCGCCCAACACGTGAGCCATTAAATGTTGATAGTGTCTTCAGACATGAAAAGAGGAAAAATACAGGATACAGTCCACTCAGTCCCTTCTCAGAAGACTCTG CTAAGGAATTCTCTGTTAATGATCGGAGGGAAACCGCCAATCCTGATACAAAGGAAAAGCATCCATGTGTGAAATATAGGAGTTGGGGTGTCGGACTCGGTATTCATCCTCATCTTGTGGATCAGCAGCAGCCTCGTCTTATCCAGAGGATGGAGTCTGGCTATGAAAGCAGTGAACGGAACAGCAATAGTCCCATCAGCATGGACTTGCCTTTATCAGAGAATTGTAGTGCTTTTCG GGAATATCACTCAAGGAAAAGTCCTGGTACAGCTCAAGCTCCTACCAGGCGAAACATCCCAAAGTCTCAGAGCAGCAGTGCATTAGATATGGCCGATTCTGCCTCCAGTGTATGGGTTAAGGTCCATCCCTCTCATGTTG CAGCAGAGAGTCCGGGATCCATAAAGAGTGAATTGGATGAACTTCAAGAGGAAGTTGCAAGAAGGGCGAGTGAGCAAGAACTGCGCTGGAAGAGGGAAAAAGATATTGAGGCAGCCATGGGGTTCAACCCGCAGCCTCGGCGGTTTTTGGATTTGGATGAGTTACAGAACCAGG GGAGGAGTGACAGCTTTGAGCGATCCATACAGGAGGCAGACTCTGTCTTTGAGCAATCACTGAGGCTGGAGCAGAAAGGAGATTACACTACAGCTTTGGCACTGTGTAATGAAGCTATTT CTAAATTCAGACTTACCATGCATGATGCCAGATCTAGCACACACTGCAGAACCCTAGCAGATAAGAAGGTGCAAATGTGTTTACGAAAGGCACGGACTCTTCAGGACCGCATGCTGCTGTCGACAATTCCTCAACCACTGCCACCAGCTTACCCCTTTCCACAGGGGGGAGCTATAAACCAATCTACAAG TGACCAGGCTATCTCGGACAAAGTTCCAGTGAACCATCAGGTAATGGCAGAGACCACCACAAAGGAGGATTTCACGACCACTCCATTACCACACCCGTTTGCTTCTAGCCATGAGTTGCTTCCATTGTCAGCTGAGTCTTCCAACTTGTCAGCTTCTGAACATTGCCCATGTAGTAAAGCATTTTCTAACAACCGTGCTCCTTCAGGTCCTAATTCCCCAGAGAGTTCCTCAACTCCTACACAGAGCACATTTGATAAAAATTTAAGAGTGAATGATTGTAGTCCAGACCTACAACTCAAAAGCCGAAAAAGTGAACAAGCTGCTGATGGAAGCCCTAATAATGGTAaggtgactgaggaacatgaagcTAAAGATGGTCCTCTACCTCTGCGGAAGATGAAACTCAGTGGTATTAAATCTGGTTCTTTACCATCATTGTTATTTCCCTGGGCACGTCGAGCACATGCTCCGTCTCCAGATAGAAACAACCAACCCAGCCACTGTAACAAATCTGTTAGTACAGAAATTCATACCAGTGAAGATAAGGTTGGTTCTTGCATAGCCCCACCAGTCTCTCCAACTGTTACAAATAGTAATAATGTTCATCCAGCTAACGTCTCCACAAAAACAAACAGCCAGGACAACTTATTAAATAAACAATGTGAATTGCATATCTTTGAGACTAGCAAAGTTGAGGCGCCAAAAAGTAAGGGGTTGGTGCGATCTCTCGCAGAACAGTTCCAGAGGCTACAAGGgggctcaccaaagagaagcagttttgGTGTGAATTTTACTGGAATAGACAGCACTGAACAGAAGTCTACACCAGCAGGGAAAATGCAGAATTCCTTGAACCTTTTGGAAACAGAATCTGGTTCACGTCCTCTAGTAATGCGAGAGAATAAATCAGTCAGTACAGATCAAGCAAGTACTTCTCCAGACTCTGAGGATGGGTCTTGTAATGTAAATGGATCCAGTGTAAGCCATCTAAACAGCCATAATTCAGTGTCACATAAGGAAGTATTACCAGGAGACCTGGTCGACAGTGTTAACCGTGGCAAGTTTTACTACAAAGCTGAGAAAAAGGTGAAATTTGGAAGCACAGTTCATTTGCCAGCCTCTGCGCCCATGAACCAGTGGGTTGATAGTGTTAGCAGATATTATAATGCCCAAGTGGAGGATACTGATGTGGAACACCATGCTCGTCCAAGTCTCTCCAATCGAAAGTCTGTCCGATATGGCTTATCAAAGAGCTCCATTGATCTCCGGCAGGAGTGGAAGCAGGATTCGGAGCATGATGCTTCTGAGTTGGATACCTTATATAAAACAAGCCTTCAGACTTGTCCCAGCAACAGGACTCTGCAGTGGAGATCCGAGAACCCCAGACAGACATTCGGAAAACCAT TTTTGGACAACACATCTGCAAGGAAAATGCAGCATGCTGCTGGAAGAAGTCTGTCAAGGACACCAACAGCTGAGATAGAACGCAGTCTCTGTGGAACCACACATTCACCTGTATCTAAG GTCACTCATGTCAGGGACCAGGGCAGGAGGTCTGAGGAAGACAAGCTGTACAGTGCAGAGAATTTCCGGCGGCTGGCAAGGAGCCTCAGTGGGACTGTCATCTCTAGCAGAGAAGAGACTCTGGTCTCTTCTCACAGTTTT GAGGCATCCAATGAGAGGAAACCGCTTGTGGACAGCAGTCATCGCTCTCACAGCTCCTCCTCCTACCCTTATACCCACAATCCTTCTGTTTTATCCTATGAACCCCAGCACTGCCCAACCCAGATGCAGCACCCATCTCATGAGGTTCTGGCGCCCAGCATGGTGGGTGAGGCACACAGGCCACCAG ACTCGTCTATGCAGAAGTTTTTGGCTTTGCCTGACAGGAGTGAAGGTGTCAGAGGTAGCGAACACTCCGATATGGCAGTGAGCTATGCGACTCTCCCAAGGGCACCCAAGATCGGTTCCAacttatactccactacttcacaGAGGTCTTCGCCTGACTCTTGGCAACAACCAGGAGCTATGGAACATAACATTCCAACCTACCACCCGTGGTCAGGTCACACAGTGCAGGCCAATGGACCAGACCAAAACATGATAAATTCCAGATTTTTGGGCTCACCGGGCAGAAAACTACAAAATGGTCTGTTTCAGCAAGAGTCAAGTCACAGAGTCTATGAGACCTATAAGATAAATCGTAGACCACCACCATCTACAGAGTACTGCACCTTAAGTATGCCACGTAGCTCTTCCATGGGTAGAGGAGATGTGTTGGCGAATGCTTTTGCTCCGCAGCCTAGAATCCAGGGTCCTAGGAGAGTAGACATGCCACCAGAGGAAGACTGGAGACAGAACAATTTTGCCCCTCAAATGAGTGAATGGAGGCAACATCCAACATATTCCCCTCATCGGAACTATTCGTCTGCCTCTGACATGTACGGTAAAGCCAGCTGGAGGGGTACTTCTGCATTTTCTAGAAACGGGAGGTAA